One part of the Streptomyces sp. NBC_00286 genome encodes these proteins:
- a CDS encoding carbohydrate ABC transporter permease has product MSTTEATMTAPAPQDEAPAPQRPAKRRRAWDEVPRWQIYFPLGAYLLFTLIPFYWILLFALREPGSTSLVPWPMTFQHFEKVWTERSFGTYFENSVYVGIATLVMTTLVALAGGYALARFNFKIKRAFMLALLCSQFVPGALLLVPLFQIFAELQMINSLGSVIIAETVFQLPLSMILISGFIRNVPYSLEEAAWVDGCSRLTGFRVIVLPLLRPGLIAVGSFAFVHSWNHFLFALMFLSNQDKQTIPVGLNSLMSADSVDLGALAAGGIIAAVPVVIVFAFIQKWLITGFSAGAVKG; this is encoded by the coding sequence GCCCGGCCAAGCGGCGCCGCGCCTGGGACGAAGTCCCGCGCTGGCAGATCTACTTCCCCCTCGGCGCCTATCTGCTCTTCACGCTCATCCCCTTCTACTGGATCCTCCTGTTCGCCCTGCGCGAGCCCGGCTCGACCTCGCTCGTTCCCTGGCCCATGACCTTCCAGCACTTCGAGAAGGTGTGGACGGAGCGCAGCTTCGGGACCTACTTCGAGAACAGCGTGTACGTCGGCATCGCCACGCTCGTGATGACCACGCTGGTCGCGCTCGCCGGCGGCTACGCCCTCGCCCGCTTCAACTTCAAGATCAAGCGTGCCTTCATGCTGGCGCTGCTCTGCTCCCAGTTCGTGCCCGGCGCGCTGCTGCTGGTCCCGCTGTTCCAGATCTTCGCCGAGCTCCAGATGATCAACTCGCTCGGCAGCGTCATCATCGCCGAGACCGTCTTCCAGCTCCCACTGTCGATGATCCTGATCAGCGGCTTCATCCGGAACGTCCCGTACTCCCTCGAAGAGGCCGCCTGGGTCGACGGCTGCTCCCGCCTCACCGGTTTCCGGGTCATCGTCCTGCCGCTGCTGCGGCCCGGACTGATCGCCGTCGGCTCCTTCGCCTTCGTGCATTCCTGGAACCACTTCCTGTTCGCCCTGATGTTCCTCAGCAACCAGGACAAGCAGACGATCCCCGTCGGCCTCAACAGCCTGATGAGCGCCGACAGCGTCGACCTGGGCGCGCTCGCCGCGGGCGGCATCATCGCGGCCGTACCCGTCGTGATCGTCTTCGCCTTCATCCAGAAGTGGCTGATCACGGGCTTCAGCGCCGGGGCGGTGAAGGGATGA